The proteins below come from a single Garra rufa chromosome 3, GarRuf1.0, whole genome shotgun sequence genomic window:
- the LOC141331023 gene encoding chemokine-like factor, producing the protein MEVDLALLKSTKGLLKISEMVCVFVAFICYAVASRPAYIAATCMEFFITLGFLLLYLLKLNKMFTFFFWPLIDVFNSFFAAAMMCILSLVAVSTYAVKGTLSGGIVGFVAAALWSLDGYILFKKITFNKPRTTTEAQTGKN; encoded by the exons ATGGAAGTTGATTTGGCTCTGTTGAAGTCCACAAAAGGTCTACTGAAAATATCAGAAATG gtgTGTGTTTTTGTGGCTTTTATTTGTTATGCAGTGGCCTCTAGGCCGGCCTACATCGCAGCAACATGCATGGAGTTTTTCATCACACTTGGTTTTCTTCTGCTCTACCTACTGAAACTCAACAAGATGTTCACTTTTTTCTTCTGGCCCCTTATT GATGTGTTCAACTCATTCTTTGCAGCTGCAATGATGTGTATTCTTAGCCTGGTAGCAGTTTCCACATACGCAGTGAAGGGCACTCTGAGCGGAGGG ATCGTGGGCTTTGTGGCTGCAGCCTTGTGGTCCTTGGATGGCTATATCCTTTTCAAAAAAATCACATTCAACAAGCCAAGAACCACCACAGAGGCCCAAACAGGGAAAAACTAA
- the cmtm3 gene encoding CKLF-like MARVEL transmembrane domain-containing protein 3 produces MGDIEAPENNRSRRTIAHSLLPSKEFITSRKGLLLLGEVVMSFISFVCFAASTAAAFITAPLIEFLAALFLLFAYSTKFNERFKGFHWPLMDFLRCVSASIIFFIISIMSVSKYVDGASKAAGVFGFITTIFFALDFYFIFNELASFLKGGDSSEEPPNAQDDDSDSDSD; encoded by the exons ATGGGGGACATCGAGGCTCCGGAGAATAACCGATCACGACGGACCATAGCCCATTCTCTTCTCCCGAGTAAAGAATTTATCACCTCCCGAAAAGGACTATTGCTGCTGGGTGAAGTG GTGATGTCGTTCATCAGCTTTGTGTGCTTCGCTGCTTCAACAGCAGCTGCCTTCATTACAGCTCCATTAATAGAGTTCTTGGCTGCCCTCTTCTTGCTGTTTGCTTATTCTACAAAGTTCAATGAGAGATTTAAGGGCTTTCACTGGCCCCTCATG GACTTCCTGCGCTGTGTCAGCGCTTCCATTATCTTTTTCATCATCTCTATAATGTCTGTGTCAAAATATGTGGATGGAGCCTCAAAGGCCGCTGGG GTCTTTGGCTTTATTACCACAATATTCTTCGCCCTGGATTTTTATTTCATCTTTAATGAACTGGCCAGCTTCCTCAAGGGAGGTGATTCCAGTGAGGAACCACCAAACGCACAAG ATGATGACTCAGACTCTGACTCTGACTGA
- the cmtm4 gene encoding CKLF-like MARVEL transmembrane domain-containing protein 4 yields the protein MRNNEETEGFDGEASNTSMISGANSPYQPTTEPVHSRNVFRAIRCDLEYIKSHFGILKVIEVILALISFIFIETIMMCSPCAGVYLFEFVSCSAFVVTGVLLLIFSLNLHTKVPHINWSLTDLINTATSTLFFFLASVVLAALNHQTGAEIAAVIFGFLVMGVYGLNTFLAVQRWRLGDSRDGPLQTSAYIRARTASRGEVESRPELQ from the exons ATGAGGAATAACGAGGAGACTGAGGGCTTTGATGGCGAGGCCTCCAACACCTCGATGATTTCAGGAGCAAATAGTCCGTATCAGCCGACCACCGAGCCCGTGCACTCCAGAAACGTGTTCAGGGCCATCAGGTGTGACCTGGAGTATATCAAATCACATTTCGGTATTTTAAAAGTTATCGAAGTG ATCCTGGCTCTCATCTCTTTCATCTTCATTGAGACCATAATGATGTGCTCGCCCTGTGCCGGCGTCTACCTCTTTGAGTTTGTCAGCTGCAGTGCCTTCGTTGTCACAGGCGTCTTGCTCCTCATCTTCAGTCTGAACCTGCACACCAAAGTGCCGCATATCAACTGGAGTCTAACA GATCTAATCAACACTGCCACCAGCACCTTGTTCTTCTTTCTGGCTTCAGTGGTTTTGGCAGCTCTCAACCATCAAACTGGAGCAGAGATTGCAGCTGTG ATTTTTGGGTTCCTGGTGATGGGTGTATACGGTCTAAACACATTTTTGGCAGTACAGAGATGGCGTCTTGGGGACTCACGAGATGGACCCCTGCAGACCAGCGCGTACATCCGTGCCCGCACAGCCTCACGGGGTGAGGTGGAGTCACGGCCTGAGCTACAGTAA